A segment of the Sphingobacteriales bacterium genome:
TCTTAAAACATATCTTACTGAATTGATAATCATTTTTTTAATAACTTTTATCGGCCTGATATTTTATAAAATGACACGTCATAATATTCTGCTTGAAAAAGAAGCGGAATATCTGGCAGAAATAGCCAAATCGGCAGAAGAGCTGAAAAATGAAAAGCAAAGAAGATTGGCTGCCCTTATTGAGGGACAGGAGCAGGAAAGAAGAAGAATATCGCGGGAAATACATGATAGCCTGGGTCAGCAATTGCTGGCCATGAAACTTAAACTTGAAAATAATTGCAGTAGTGAATTTCATGAATATGGCGAAATTCATAGCCTTGTTTTAAAAACCATTTCTGAAACCCGTGAAATTTCAAATTTACTGGCTCCTGTTGAGTTGCAGGAAAGCAGACTTGATGAGGCATTGAAATCATTAATCGTGAAGTTCCAGCAAAATTCAGGAATCAAAACCGATTTTGTCAGTTATGGAATTCCAGGAAATATTGATATTTCAATCAAAACCTATCTTTATCGTATTGTTCAGGAAGGATTGAGCAATATATTGAAACATGCCGGGGCCACTCAGGCAGATATTCAACTTTTGGGGAATAAGGAGCAACTGACATTGATTATTCAGGATAACGGAAAAGGCTTTGAGTTTAATCAAACCACCAAAGCAAAAGGAAATGGCCTGAACAATATTTTTGACCGGGTAAATATTTTAAAAGGGAACATTGAACTTGAAACGAAACCGGGTGAAGGATGTTGTATTACAATAAAAATCAGTCTTGTATGAAAATAGATGAAATTTTGGTCATGCTGGCAGACGACCATCACATATTCAGGGAAGGTGTTCAGTCTTTGTTTACAGGGGTAAAACATATCCGGATCATGGATCTGGCGGGAAGCGGCACTGAAGCCATCGAAAAATATAAGGAAAACCAACCGGATGTTTTACTGCTGGATATTTCATTGCCCGATATGAATGGATTTGAAGTGGCAGAAAGAATACTGAAAGATGATCCAAACGCCAGAATCATCATACTTTCCATGCACGAAAATCCCGATTTTATTAAAAAAGCATTAAAAACAGGGGTAAAGGCTTATTTAACCAAAGAAGAAACCACACGGGAAGTACTGGTCAAAGCCATTGAAGAGGTGTTTAAAGGTAAAAACTTTTTTACGGATAAAGTGGCTAAAGTAATTGAAAATCAAAACAATATTCAAAATGCTGAAGATTCCGCATTCCCTAAACTCTCCAAAAGAGAAACGGAAATACTTCAATTGATCATGGAAGGCCTGTCAAATGCTGAAATAGCAAAAAAATTGTTCCTGTCAATCCGGACGGTCGAAACACATAAATTTAATATCATGAGCAAACTCAATATGAAATCGACCGTTGAGCTTGTTAAATATGCCCTCAAAAACAAGCTGGTGGACTTTAAATAGTCTATTATAAATGTAAAAAAAATTAAAATCAGTATTTTACTTATCATTAAGTTATTTTACGGTTTTGCTCCTTGTGATAAACTTAAGATATCAAAACCAGGTGTTTTATGCAACCAATTGCAAAAGGAATATGCTTTATTGGTTTTTGAATAAAACTGTTTTTGGTAATGAAAGATTAAAATTGTTCTAAACAAATTTGTTGATCAGTGAAATCTCAGGAGAAAAATTCAAATTATTTTTTATTTATTTGATAATATTTTCAATCAATGTTAACTTTTGGCATTACAAATGGACTAATGAAAAATTTTCTAACTAAAAATTCCAGCTTATGAAAAAGATTAAACTTTTGTTGACAGGAATGCTGACCTTAATGATTCCGCTATGGCTTATTGCCCAGAATATTTCGGTAACTGGTAAAGTTACTGATATTGAAACAGGTAAAACCCTTTCAGCTGCAAATGTAGTCGTAAAGCCTTCCGGAAAAGGCTGTGCAACTGACGAAAATGGCCGTTATCTGATTGAAAACCTTCAGCCGGGAGAATATACCATTGAAGTGTCTTTTGTGGGATTTAAAAAATCAACCAGAAAGGTAAATCTGACAGAAAACAAAAGGTATGTTTTTGATTTTGCAATGGTTGCAACCAATTTCGAGTTAGGCGAAGTAATTCTGAAAGACTGGTCGGCCAGGCAGGATCCTTTTGTAAAAACAGAAATGAAAAAAATTGAAATAGAGATTTTACCAACACGCGACATTGGTGACTTTTTACGTCAGATACCGAATGTTTCTGCCATCAGGAAAGGAGGAACACAGCTTGACCCTGTAATAAGAGGATATAAATATGACCAGCTGAATGTCAGGGTAGATGGTTTTATGCGAATTGAAGGTGGTTGTCCGAACAGGATGGACCCTAATATTTCTCACATAGAAGTGGATGATATTGAAAGAATTGAGGTGATAAAAGGACCCTATGTCCTTCGTTATGGCCCGACCATGGGCGGTTTTCTTAATCTGGTAACTTCCAAACCAACTCCTTTTGAAGGTAAAAAATTCCAGCTTAATGCCAGAGGAATTAAGGGTTATGAAAGTAACTGGAACGGGACAAAAGACAGGCTGAATGTGAAATTCGGGAACGACAGGGTCTATTTTAATCTTTCAGGTAACAACCAGGAATATGGAAATTATAAAGATGGTAACGGTAATCTCGTGTTATCTTCTTTCAGAAAATACTCATTTACAGGTGAAATCGGGCTTGTCCCCTTAAAAAACCATGAACTCATTTATTCATTTGTCAGTTCTCATGGCAGAGATGTTCATTTTCCTGCCTTGCCTATGGATGAAAGATTGGACGACACCAGATTAATGTCGGCTGTTTACAGTATTGCCTCTCCTTTTAAAAACATCAGCAATCTGAGAATAATGGCATTTAATTCCAATGTACATCATGTGATGGATACCAAGGAAAAACCTTCCGGGGATACAATGATTGGTGTTTCAACAATCGATGCCATTGTGTCGGGTGCAAATCTGAATTTCACGCTTTTGCCAAAGGAGAACAACAAGCTTTATTTCATCACTGGTATTGAACATACAACAAAGAAAGGGGAGAGGGTAAAAACCATGTATATGCAACCTGCTGAGCCTGTTGTGCCTGTAAAAACTGAATTTCTGATTGATGGATTTATCACCAATACGTATTTTGCGACTGAATATGAAAGAAAATTCGAAACGATGACCCTGACTGCTTCACTCAGGTATGATAACAATCAGGCACATTCCGGACCTGTTTATGTGTATGGCCTGAAAGCAGGAAAGCCTATTATTCAGGATACTTTATATCCTGAGGATATAACTCTGAATAACCTGAGTGCAAGTTTTGGATTTAATAAATATCTTAATGAAAATCTGACACTTGGATTGGCTATTGGCCGTGGTGTCAGAAGCCCTAACCTTCTGGAAAGATATATTACGCTTTTACCCATTGGTTATGATAAATACGATTATTTAGGTAATCCAGACCTGAAAGCAGAAGCCAATCATCAGGCTGATCTGACCATTAAATATGAAACAGACAAAATAGGCAGGGTTACTGTAAACGGATTTTTCTCTTATGTCATCAATTACATTGCAGCCAGACAACTCCCGCCAACTCAATATCTTCCCAATACAAAAGGCGTTTATGGTGTTAAACAGTTCTACAATGCAGATCCGGTTTACTTCAGGGGATTTGAATTTACTTATTCATCTCCGGAACAATACAAACTGGGAGGTTCGCTCATAGCAGCCTACACCCGTGCCACCATGACCAAGGCATGGGATAAAATGACCGAAATTTCACCGGATGCTCTTTATGAAATACCACCTCTTGATGTCAGAGCCAATGTTTATTATTCATTTTTCAATAGCAAACTGATCCCGCGTCTGACTGTCAGATATGCTGCTCCGCAGAATTATGTTTCGGTCGCTTATGGTGAAAAAACCACTCCGTCTTTCTGGCTGGCAAATCTGACCCTTGCATATATTTATAACCACTTTGTTACACTTTCCTGCGGAATCAACAATATTTTCAATACCCCCTATTATGAACATCTTAACCGTAGGGTAATTGGTTCTCCCGATAATCTTTATGAACCGGGAAGGGTATTTTTCGCTAATTTAATTGTAAAAATTTAATGAACCTTAAAAAACAAAGCCATGAAAAATATTCAGAAAATTATCATCATCGCAGTCGTAGCAATGACAGGTTTACTGATTGCCGGATGTGAAAAAAATATGGACGATCATGTGGTTACTTATGTGATAAAGGGTCTTTCCAGTGATTTTCAGGTGGCCTATTTTAATGAAAATGAACACACTGTAAAAATTGATTCCATGGTAATCAGCGATAAGGCAAAAGGCTGGACTTATTCATTCAAGGGTAAACCCGGTGCACTTACTTATCTTTATGTCAGATACAAGGATGATGTTGATATGATGAGTGGTTTCTGGGTTGCCATACTTGTTGATGGGAGGGCGATAGAGCAAGCCTATAACTACGACATGGCCGATACCACCAGAAAATATCCTTACCAGATTATCAGGCAGGGATTTATTCCGTTTTAGCCAATTTTTCCATAGTTGTTTCATGAAGAGGTTCCTATAACAGGAGCCTCTTTTGTATTAACAGAAGATGAAGTATTTCGGTTTTTCATTTCATGAGGTAATTATTATTTCACGGAAAGAACTTAAAAAACGCTGTAAATACTTAAATCGGAGCAATTTTGGATGAGCTGTTAATCGACTGATTGGCAGATGGATATTATTGGAAAATATGATAGTGAGAAAATACACTTAAATCAAAAAAAACACAGACATTTGCGGAAAAATTTTTCATTTGAATAAAGAAAATTTACGCAATTTTATAAATAATTCAATCTATGGCAAAAGTTAGAAAACTGGTTTACTCTTTCGGAGCCGGAAATGCCGAAGGCAGGGCAGATATGAAAGAACTTTTAGGTGGCAAAGGCGCTAATCTTGCTGAAATGGCAAATCTTGACCTTCCGGTACCGGCAGGTTTTACTATCACCACCGATGTTTGTACTGCTTATTATAAAAACAACCGTTCATTTCCGGAGGAACTAAAAACTCAGGTTGATGAAGCTTTAAAATTTGTTGAAAAAACGATGGGAGCCGTTTTTGGCGATCCCGAAAACCCCCTGCTTCTTTCTGTCAGAAGTGGTGCCAGAAGCTCTATGCCCGGAATGATGGAAACAGTATTAAATGTCGGACTGAATGATATTACCCGCGAAGGATTGATCGCAAAAACTGGGAATCCCCGGTTTGTGTATGACAGTCAGCGCAGGCTAATCCAGATGTACTCGGATGTAGTCATGGAAAAGGCTGCAGGTATCGAACCAAAGGACGGTAAGGGTATCCGCTCTTTGCTCGAGCAGGAGCTTGAAAAAATGAAGCACCAGAGAAATGTAAAATCTGATACCGAACTTACGGCCGATGACTTAAAAGAACTCATTGTCATTTATAAACAAAAGGTTAAGGAAGTTTTGGAAAAAGAATTTCCTGAAGATCCACGTGAGCAGTTGTGGGGAGCTATCGGGGCTGTTTTTCAGTCATGGATGGGAAAAAGAGCCATTGCCTACCGCAGAATGGAAGGTATTCCTGATGAATGGGGAACAGCCGTCAATGTTCAGGCAATGGTATTCGGAAATATGGGAGAAAACTCAGCCACTGGTGTTGCCTTTACCCGCAATCCTGCCACAGGTGAAAATCATTTTTACGGAGAATGGCTGCCCAATGCACAGGGCGAAGACGTTGTTGCAGGAATACGTACGCCAAATCCGATAAACGAAATCACTAAAAGTGAACATAATCAACATCTTCCATCACTCGAAACGGTGATGCCTGAAGTGTACCGCGAACTTGATCAGATACAAAAGCGCCTCGAAAGGCATTACCGCGATATGCTTGATATTGAATTTA
Coding sequences within it:
- a CDS encoding response regulator transcription factor; protein product: MKIDEILVMLADDHHIFREGVQSLFTGVKHIRIMDLAGSGTEAIEKYKENQPDVLLLDISLPDMNGFEVAERILKDDPNARIIILSMHENPDFIKKALKTGVKAYLTKEETTREVLVKAIEEVFKGKNFFTDKVAKVIENQNNIQNAEDSAFPKLSKRETEILQLIMEGLSNAEIAKKLFLSIRTVETHKFNIMSKLNMKSTVELVKYALKNKLVDFK
- a CDS encoding TonB-dependent receptor, whose product is MKKIKLLLTGMLTLMIPLWLIAQNISVTGKVTDIETGKTLSAANVVVKPSGKGCATDENGRYLIENLQPGEYTIEVSFVGFKKSTRKVNLTENKRYVFDFAMVATNFELGEVILKDWSARQDPFVKTEMKKIEIEILPTRDIGDFLRQIPNVSAIRKGGTQLDPVIRGYKYDQLNVRVDGFMRIEGGCPNRMDPNISHIEVDDIERIEVIKGPYVLRYGPTMGGFLNLVTSKPTPFEGKKFQLNARGIKGYESNWNGTKDRLNVKFGNDRVYFNLSGNNQEYGNYKDGNGNLVLSSFRKYSFTGEIGLVPLKNHELIYSFVSSHGRDVHFPALPMDERLDDTRLMSAVYSIASPFKNISNLRIMAFNSNVHHVMDTKEKPSGDTMIGVSTIDAIVSGANLNFTLLPKENNKLYFITGIEHTTKKGERVKTMYMQPAEPVVPVKTEFLIDGFITNTYFATEYERKFETMTLTASLRYDNNQAHSGPVYVYGLKAGKPIIQDTLYPEDITLNNLSASFGFNKYLNENLTLGLAIGRGVRSPNLLERYITLLPIGYDKYDYLGNPDLKAEANHQADLTIKYETDKIGRVTVNGFFSYVINYIAARQLPPTQYLPNTKGVYGVKQFYNADPVYFRGFEFTYSSPEQYKLGGSLIAAYTRATMTKAWDKMTEISPDALYEIPPLDVRANVYYSFFNSKLIPRLTVRYAAPQNYVSVAYGEKTTPSFWLANLTLAYIYNHFVTLSCGINNIFNTPYYEHLNRRVIGSPDNLYEPGRVFFANLIVKI